The Mangrovibacillus cuniculi sequence TACCTATTTGATTTAATTCAAGTAGATGATGAACGTGTATAAAATCCTTCCCTATTTCACCGTATACCTTATAAAAATCAAAGGTACAAACACGACATTTAAATCCGTAGTGTTCTAAACATCTTTTTCTGGCAAGTGGGTTTCTCTCATATGCATTTACAGTAATTTGTTTTTTAGCACCTTCTATGAAAATATCGCTATCAGATACTTCTTCAGCAATTCCCACATTAGCGTATTGTATTATGGATGGTAATTCGGTATCAAAGTACTTAAGCTTCACAACTTGATTAGGAAACGAAACATCTAACTCTTCAGTGGAAATAAACTCTTCTACCTCGAAAAACTTCACATCTGTTAAAACAATACAACCTATCTCTCTATTAAGATCAGCTTCAATAAGACTATTAACACTTCTTTTTTTAGCATATTTGTTTGAACGCTGCCTTAATTCATCTTTGCTTTGAACACCGTTTCCAGTACCAAACCTTGACCAAGCTTCTGATATTGATAAATTTTCATAATAATCAAAGCTACCATAACCACAAATTTTTCTGTACGGTGCTTTAAGAAGAAATAATAACTTATCACCTTTTGATAATCTTCTTACATTCCAAGGTGTAGGTGTCCAAAAGTTAATTCTATTGGGTACTGTATTTTCCATGAAAAATTTGTACCATCCTATATCAGTTGGTGCAATAGCAAACATTAAATCACCTCTAAAGATCAACTAAAATATGAACCTATAAGCATCATAACATTAACCACCATATTTTAACATTTACAACTGATATATTATTTATTATCTGTTTACAACACGGTTTTGATTTGCCAACATGGGTTGAGAATATTGGAAAACGGCTTGGGTAGAAATCGACTACCTACAAGGCTGAAAAAAGAAAAAATCAGAACTTGTAAGTAGCAGACGATATACATGCACAACATGGTGTATCGAATTATGGTATCCGTATTGTATGTACCTTGTTTAATCGTTGGAGTTTCCTCCAAACACCCCTACTGTTTCAAGTATCCCTGACAGGTTCTTTACTTCTTCACCCTTACACTTTGGCTTTTCAGGTGATTAACTCGACACTCTCTATCGAAGACTAGAGAAGAAATAAATACTTATGGCTTGTCCTACTGCAACCTTAATTGCAATACCCTTCCACGACTAGCACTAACGTAGCTTTCACGTAGTCTATCCACAACAGAAACAAGGAACTGCTTATGTGGATACGCTTAAGTTATTGCATTGGCTTCAGCTAACCTATCAAGGTTTGATTTACTTGCTATTATTCGGCAATCCAGCAAGTGAACACCACCTAAAAAGACATTACTAAAGAAACCTTGCACCATCATATTTTTTTCGATAAAATGGAAGGTAATTGAAGCTGGTAGTGTTCAGCTATTTAGTTTTATACTCGTTTTACTCTCGGTCACCTACTGCAATAGGTGGCTTTTTCTTTTTGCTTACTTCTTATCAATGATCTTTTCTTTTTCTAATATTGTTTATTGGGGAAAAGTCATCATGTCTTGAACGCATATCTGATACATCCATCTGAATATACCTTCTCATTGTTCTAATATCTGACCATCCCCCCATCTTTTGAAGTGTAAATGCATCGCAGCCATTTAGTATCATGTTTTTAGCCCATGTATGACGGTAAACGTGTGCAGTTACTTTCTTCTTCTCAACTCCAGCTTTTTCAGCATGGTATTTTAACCTTTTGTTTAAGTGATTTGCTGAAAGTGGTTCACCATATGTTGAGAGAAAAATCCTTTCAGTCCTAAAATGTTTTTGATTTTCTGTAATTAATTGAAGAAGTAACTTCATGACATATGATGAAATTGGAACTATCCTTGGCTTTCTGTTCTTGTTTTGCTTACTTGTTAAAGTAATAAAACGTGTTGAGAAATCAATATCATTTGCAACTAGATTAACAAGTTCATTTATCCTTAACCCACTATCCAACAACACATTTATTGCAACAAAATCTCTAAAGCCAACATAGTCACGCTGGTTGGGTTGCTGAAGGATAGCTTTCACTTCTTTATCAGAAAGACAATTAGTAAGATCAATGTCTTGCTTCAAAAGCTTTACTTTGTCCATTGGATTCACTTCAATTAATTCTTCACGTTCCAAGAAGTTAAATAAAGCACGATATACACGAAGCCTAATATTAATGGTTGTGTCAGCTAGTCCAACACGTTGATTTGTGGAGTCAATTAAATTATGTCCACTGTATCGAACTGCATCATACTTTAAGTAATTGACGTAATTTCTAATCATTTCAGTTGTTACTTCGCTAACCAGTTGTACATCAGGATAGTTCTTCTTTAACCAATCTTTTAAATAACCCCATGTTTTAACGTAATCAACCAATGTCCTTTCCCTTAAACCTTCTGCTTTCTTACCAGCAATTACGATATTTAAAGCTTCATTCAGTGGTAATTCAGGATACTGTTTAGTACTTACTAACTGACCAACCTGTTTTCTTTTCTTCCGTTTTAATGACAAATAAAAAACCCCCTTAACAGTGAATTTTCATTCACCGTCAAGAGAGGTCGAAATAAACAACTCTTTATGAACAATTTTAGGGTTGTATAGATTAATTTACAGTCAAGTGACTGGACAATACACAACCATCAATCAACAACCCATCAGTACAACCAACGTTTGCAACAAAAAAATTAGAAAGTGATTATCTAAAATCCCGTTGAAAACACTGATATATCAAGCTTCATCTTTAACATTCTTCCGGCTTTCCTGCTTCCGTCGCTGTACGGAAGGATGACCCACACCCACAGTTTGCAATGGCATTCGGGTTGTCGATGGTGAAGCCGCCACCCATTAGTGACTGCTTGTAATCTATTTTCGTCCCACGTAAAATTGGTGCGTCTTCTTTGTTCACTAGAATCTTCACACCGTATTGTTCGTCTGGGTAGTCAGTATCTAATTGTTCTTGCTCTAATCCCATTCCATATGTTAGACCAGAGCACCCTCCACCTTTTACATGTACACGAAGTAATGAACCTTCTTCCTCATTATGAACCATCATCTCTTTAATCTGGCTAGCCGCAGACTCTGTTAGAATGACAATTGGATTTTCCACTGAAAACACCTCACATTTATTTTTACTTCCTTTTAGTATACTCCCACCAATAAAAGTTCTCAAATTAGAGAACTTACAAAAATTTTTCAAATAGTAAAATAGACCTCAACACATACGACTTATTGCCGATATTAGTACTGTGTAAATAAGTCTTAATACCCAGAAAGGTTGATGATAGATGGAGAGCATTTCGCCATTATTTGACCGTACTATATCTTGTCCTCTATGTAAAACTACTTATAAAACGAAAAAAATACGATCCCGCTTCGTAAAAATTGAAAAACATGAATCTGACTTTCGCCCTATCTACTCAGATCCTTCTATAAACCCAACATACTATAATGTTCATGTTTGTTCTTCTTGTGGATACAGTCATACGGATGAATTTTCTAAACACATGGTACCTGTTATTAAAAGTGAACTAGAACAAAAAATATCTGCTCACTGGCAAAAACAATACTTTGGGGAAGAAAGATCCACACAAGATGCCATAAGAGCTTATAAACTAGCAATTATTAATGCAACGATCAAACGTGAGAAAAAGGTAACACTTGCGGGATTATTTCTTCGAGTAGCCTGGTTATATAGAGAATTAAACCAAGAAGAAGAAGAACAAAGGTTTTTAAAATTATCTGCAAGTTGCTATGAGGAATCTTACTTAAATGACGACTTTAGTGGAACGCAGATGTCCGATGTGAAAGTGCTATACATGATTGCAGAGCTGTCTAGAAGATGTGGTAATGAAACGAAAGCCGTAAAATATTTATCCAAGGTAATTGAAAAACAGAACACCACAACTGACCGTAAAATTATTGATATGGCGAAGGAACAATGGTATGAGTACCGTGAAAACCGAAAAAAAGAGCAAGCTAATTAAAAAACTCGAACCCACTATTATAAGGGTTCGAGTTTTTAAAACATTGGATTTTCTTCTAAATATTCATAAACAGCATCTACTAATGCCTCCGGAGTATCTGCTTCTACAATATCTCCATTCACCATCGCATACATGGATCTTGCACAAATTCCACAATAACCTAGACAACCATATTCAATCACGTCTAAATTCGGGTCTTTTTCTAGGATTTCCATCGCTTTTTGTGCACCACTCGCTAGGTTACTTATACAAAATTCAATTATTGGCTTCATACAGTTTCACCTCTTTACCTATCTCATGCTACATTGTGTCCTACTTTTCGTCAAATAGAAAACATTAGAGATAATTTGTCGAATAAAGTAAACCTTTTTGTGATATTTTTCACTGATTCTGTTGTGAAAAGGGTAATATTCCGATATACTTTTTAATGTAAATAACGATTAAATAGATACTTAATGACGAATCATCATCATATTGAAAGCACTTACTTTCATGAAGCTTTCATCGATAAGATTCCTTACTACGCGCAAAGGGGAAATCGACATGAAGAACTTAGTATTATTAGGTGGCGGTTATGGAAACATGCGGGTTTTACTGAGACTTTTACCAAACCAGTTACCTGATGATGTTACTATTACGTTAATTGATAAAGTGCCCTATCATTGCTTAAAAACGGAATATTATGCTCTTGCAGCTGGTACAATATCTGACCAACATGTACGAGTAGCTTTTCCTGAGCATCCTCGACTAAAAGTTATCTATCGTGAAGTAACGAACATTAATGTAAATGATAGAGTGATAGAGTTAAATAATCACGAACCAATTCCTTACGACGACTTAATCATTGGATTAGGTTGTGAAGATAAATACCATAACGTACCGGGTGCAAAAGAATTTTCACATAGTATCCAAAGTATCGGTGCTTCTCGTAAAACATATGAACTAATCTCTAACTTACCGGCTGAGGCTACAGTTTCCATCGTCGGAGCAGGTCTAAGTGGAGTAGAGCTGGCAAGTGAGCTAAAAGAAAGCCGAGGCGACCTAAAGATAAATCTCTTTGACAGAGGAAGCATTATCCTTTCTACTTATCCAAGAAGATTAAGTGAATATGTACAAGGTTGGTTTGTATCCAATGGAGTTAATGTTTATAACAAATCTAATATCACAAAGGTGGAAGAAGGCGCACTTTATAACCATGACGAGCGAATTCCAAGTGATGTAATTGTATGGACAGCTGGAATTCAACCGATTGAAGTAGTAAGAAATATGAACGTAGAAACGGATGCACAAGGAAGAGTAGTAATTACGAAACATCACAACTTACCAGGCAATGAACATGTGTATGTGGTTGGAGATTGTGCAAGTTTACCTTATGCTCCAAGCGCGCAACTAGCAGAAGGACAAGCAGAACAAATTGTTCAAGTACTTGTAAAAAGATGGAGAAACGAACCGCTTCCAGAAGAATTACCAAGAATTAAGCTAAAAGGTGTACTAGGTTCACTTGGTAAAAAGCACGGATTTGGTTTAGTAAACGAACGAGCAATCACAGGCAGAATGGCCCGCTTACTAAAATCGGGCGTTCTATGGATGTATCGTTATCATAATGGATAAATGCAATATAATGAAAAAACAGTTGGTAGTTATTTTGCTCCGACTGTTTTTTCTTTTAGTTTGTGTAATCATGTTTAGTTACAAGATTATTATTAATTCTAAGTCTGCAATAACAATGCTTATCCAATACATATTCAGGGGATTGGAGCGAAAAGTGGGTAACTGAGACCCCACAGGAGTTTCAACGTGAAAGTGCCGTGTCTAGCTGCAGGTGCGCAACCGCTCGGGAAAGCGTCCCCCCTGTAGCGGAAATCCCTTGCAGATATTATTTCTTTTTGTTTGAAATTTTTCACTTAATTTCCATCTCCATACGCTCCACAATCTTAGGCAATGAAGCGTTCCCTTCTGCAACAACAAAGCCATTGATGCAAATCACAGGATAAAACATATCTTCCTCCACTA is a genomic window containing:
- a CDS encoding HesB/IscA family protein codes for the protein MENPIVILTESAASQIKEMMVHNEEEGSLLRVHVKGGGCSGLTYGMGLEQEQLDTDYPDEQYGVKILVNKEDAPILRGTKIDYKQSLMGGGFTIDNPNAIANCGCGSSFRTATEAGKPEEC
- a CDS encoding YuzB family protein, which codes for MKPIIEFCISNLASGAQKAMEILEKDPNLDVIEYGCLGYCGICARSMYAMVNGDIVEADTPEALVDAVYEYLEENPMF
- a CDS encoding tyrosine-type recombinase/integrase, with the protein product MSLKRKKRKQVGQLVSTKQYPELPLNEALNIVIAGKKAEGLRERTLVDYVKTWGYLKDWLKKNYPDVQLVSEVTTEMIRNYVNYLKYDAVRYSGHNLIDSTNQRVGLADTTINIRLRVYRALFNFLEREELIEVNPMDKVKLLKQDIDLTNCLSDKEVKAILQQPNQRDYVGFRDFVAINVLLDSGLRINELVNLVANDIDFSTRFITLTSKQNKNRKPRIVPISSYVMKLLLQLITENQKHFRTERIFLSTYGEPLSANHLNKRLKYHAEKAGVEKKKVTAHVYRHTWAKNMILNGCDAFTLQKMGGWSDIRTMRRYIQMDVSDMRSRHDDFSPINNIRKRKDH
- a CDS encoding NAD(P)/FAD-dependent oxidoreductase, whose protein sequence is MKNLVLLGGGYGNMRVLLRLLPNQLPDDVTITLIDKVPYHCLKTEYYALAAGTISDQHVRVAFPEHPRLKVIYREVTNINVNDRVIELNNHEPIPYDDLIIGLGCEDKYHNVPGAKEFSHSIQSIGASRKTYELISNLPAEATVSIVGAGLSGVELASELKESRGDLKINLFDRGSIILSTYPRRLSEYVQGWFVSNGVNVYNKSNITKVEEGALYNHDERIPSDVIVWTAGIQPIEVVRNMNVETDAQGRVVITKHHNLPGNEHVYVVGDCASLPYAPSAQLAEGQAEQIVQVLVKRWRNEPLPEELPRIKLKGVLGSLGKKHGFGLVNERAITGRMARLLKSGVLWMYRYHNG
- a CDS encoding DUF2225 domain-containing protein produces the protein MESISPLFDRTISCPLCKTTYKTKKIRSRFVKIEKHESDFRPIYSDPSINPTYYNVHVCSSCGYSHTDEFSKHMVPVIKSELEQKISAHWQKQYFGEERSTQDAIRAYKLAIINATIKREKKVTLAGLFLRVAWLYRELNQEEEEQRFLKLSASCYEESYLNDDFSGTQMSDVKVLYMIAELSRRCGNETKAVKYLSKVIEKQNTTTDRKIIDMAKEQWYEYRENRKKEQAN
- a CDS encoding HNH endonuclease, which gives rise to MFAIAPTDIGWYKFFMENTVPNRINFWTPTPWNVRRLSKGDKLLFLLKAPYRKICGYGSFDYYENLSISEAWSRFGTGNGVQSKDELRQRSNKYAKKRSVNSLIEADLNREIGCIVLTDVKFFEVEEFISTEELDVSFPNQVVKLKYFDTELPSIIQYANVGIAEEVSDSDIFIEGAKKQITVNAYERNPLARKRCLEHYGFKCRVCTFDFYKVYGEIGKDFIHVHHLLELNQIGNEYEVDPVKDLRPVCPNCHAMLHKRKPALSIQELKEYMSSGVK